A stretch of DNA from Vulpes lagopus strain Blue_001 chromosome 12, ASM1834538v1, whole genome shotgun sequence:
TGGTCCAGTATTAGGGCAACTAGTCTGTTTTCATGGCTGCTCTAGGCCCCAGAGGGACTCCTggaggaaaggatagtctttaAGATCATATCGGACAGTCTGGAACGTGCAGGTGGCCCCGTGCTCTTGTCACTTAGCTGGTACCAGCCTATGAGGATCTTGGCCAAGACCATAACCTCCTGTTGTTTTCTGCTGTTTCTTGTCCTCTGTAGTTGATTGTAAATGATAAGAGCCAAAATCTCCGGAGGCTGCAGGCACAGAGGAATGAGCTTAATGCAAAAGGTGAGGAGGGAAAGATGGGAAAGCTGCATTTGGCCAGTCTGTCCAAGGTCTGTCTGAATCTGCCCAAATTGAAACTTGAGACTTCACGTTTGGTGCTTATTGTTTCTCGTGTAGTCCAAGGTTACACTTTACACCGTTATGTAGTTGTTCATATGCATGCTTCTCCCCATTGTAACCCCTTTAGAAATTaaattctgactttatttttgtggTCTTCTAAAACTTCAAATTGGTGCTTAATTCATGCCTGTCAAATGGAGTCGTGAGAGAAAGGACACTGAAGAAGCTGGGTGACCCCTATGTCTGTTTCCCATCCAGTTCGCCTATTGCGGGAAGAACTACAGCTGCTGCAGGAACAGGGCTCTTATGTGGGGGAAGTAGTCCGGGCCATGGATAAGAAAAAAGTGTTGGTTAAGGTAAAAGCATGATTGACCCCCAGGAGCAGCCCAAAGCCCAACGCATTCCCACACCTCTGTGTATAGCATTGCCAAGACACTCTTCTATTATTTTAGGACTCCTGGGTCTTCCTGGGCGAGGTGGGTAGTTTGTTGGTTGTCAGGAAAGGTCACGAACCCTTGTTTCTATAGGTGCATCCTGAAGGCAAGTTTGTCGTAGATGTGGACAAGAACATCGACATCAATGATGTGAGTGCTGCAGGTGAGGTAGGAGGTTGGGCTTAGCTCTTAGCACACTACCTCCTAAAACTCTCCCCTTACCCAGGTGACACCCAATTGCCGAGTGGCTCTAAGAAATGACAGCTACACTCTGCACAAGATCTTGCCCAACAAGGTAGACCCACTGGTGTCACTGATGATGGTAGAGAAGGTGCCAGATTCAACCTATGAGATGATCGGCGGATTAGACAAGCAGATAAAGGAGATCAAAGAAGTAATTGAGCTGCCTGTCAAGCATCCTGAGCTCTTTGAAGCACTGGGCATTGCACAGCCCAAGGTGAGAAACAAGATTTCTGTGGAAGGGTCATGCTGTTTCTGGCACGTCCTGCCCTTGCCAAAGTGAGTACAGGGCTCAGGGGAGGTGTCTGGACTCCCACTTAATGCTGGCCCTCCCCATGGAAGAGGGGCTGGAGAATGCAGCCAGGGGACTGAGGTAGTTCAGAAAGCAGCACTAGAAAGGACCTTGACGTTCATGATTTATACCCCTGGCATCTAGCACGGGATCTAGCCCAGGGTGAATACCCAGTAAATGTTCACGGAGTGTAATGTGGGGATGGCTTCTGCCCTGAGTTCTGCTGTTTCTCTCTAGGGGGTGCTGCTGTATGGACCCCCCGGCACTGGGAAGACACTGTTGGCCCGGGCGGTGGCTCATCATACAGACTGTACCTTTATTCGGGTCTCTGGTTCCGAGTTGGTACAGAAATTCATTGGGGAAGGTAACTATGGCTAGAAACAATAAAACCAAGAAGTGACGGGGTGGAGGTGAGGGTAGGGAGCTCATTGCCTTCTTAACGCCAGCTTGGCCTCTGCACAGGGGCGAGAATGGTGAGGGAACTATTTGTCATGGCACGAGAACACGCTCCATCGATCATCTTCATGGATGAAATTGATTCCATTGGCTCCTCACGGCTGGAAGGGGGTTCTGGAGGGGATAGTGAGGTACAGCGGACAATGCTGGAGTTGCTCAACCAGTTGGATGGCTTTGAGGCCACCAAGAATATCAAGGTAAGGTGGCATCTAAGGGAAGACCCTGGGTGAGGTACAGCCCGAGGCAGGGTTTGGCTGGAGCCACCACCCGCCTTTTCCATTCAGGTTATCATGGCTACTAATAGGATTGACATCCTGGACTCAGCGCTGCTTCGCCCTGGGCGCATCGACAGAAAAATTGAATTCCCACCCCCCAACGAGGAGGTTTgtgaggggcagagcagggaatGGCTCTGGCTGTGGGGGTAGGCCACAGGGCTCAggcttctcctctcctttctagGCCCGGCTGgacattttaaagattcattctcGGAAAATGAACCTGACCCGGGGGATCAACCTGCGGAAAATTGCTGAGCTCATGCCTGGAGCCTCAGGGGCTGAAGTGAAGGTAATCAGGGAGCTCAAGGAAAAGGGGGCAGAGGTGGAAAGCTGTGGGGTCAAGGGCACAGCCACAGTGCCTGACTTCCTTTCTCTGCTCAGGGTGTGTGCACCGAAGCCGGCATGTATGCCCTGCGGGAGCGGCGAGTCCACGTCACCCAGGAGGACTTTGAGATGGCCGTAGCCAAGGTAAGAGGCCTCCGTCTTTCTGCTTTGCTGACGGCATCTCAAGCAGGGGGGACAGAGGGTGTGTTCATACTGTTTGTAacttcatgctttctctctccagGTCATGCAGAAGGATAGTGAGAAAAATATGTCTATCAAGAAGCTATGGAAGTAAGGTGCTTGTCTTTTGTGTGGATCCCTCAAATAAAGCTCTGCAGGACAAGCCTTAAGAACTTCAGTCTGTTAATGAGGGGCCATACTATTCAATGACCAGGTCCAGGTACCACCAATAAACAAGGATTTATTTGGAAATTTCCAACCTGCCAGAAGTGGCACTTGCCAAGCCCTGGGGTCCACCCTCCTACCAAGCTCCAAAGGGCAACAAcagtcctccccacctcccccctcacaccccctgccctccaccgTGTGGAGCACACACCCGTGTACCTCAGGCTGTGCCAGAGAACTGGAGTCCCCTCCGAGGAGGCTCCACCACCTTGGGCTCAAGAGCTAGGGTGACAGCCCTCTGGCATCCGAGGAGATGATGGCGGCCAGAGCCGCTTGCATAGATTGAGGAAAGAAAATACGGAAGGAGGCACCAAACAGGACTCCCTGAAAACCCCAACTTACCCCTGTACAAAAAAGTGGCTCCCGCATAGAAAAACCTGCTTCCCACATAGTGCAAATacccaaaggaaaggaaaaaaccaGCAGCAAGGCTGGGCTGGTAGGAATGGCAAAGAACTTTGGTTTAGATAGGCTAGGAAGAGTGTGAGCTGTGCTCCTCTTCCTCACCCAGCTCCCCAGAGCCAGCTCGCACACTGGCCCCAAGGGGATCTGTAAACAAGCAAAGCCAGCAGGCCTGGTTCTGAAATGTCTCCATGACAATGTCAAAGTACAGCCTCCAGCGGACCTACTtgggcctgcctgcctgcagggagcagaggaggcaTGTCTTGTGAACCCATTTAAAGCCAAAGTATGAAGTAAGTATAAGGCTTTGGGGACCAAGCAACAAAGAATCCTATCACTACATTTATGAAACTATAGCTAGGGAGCACAGGGTAACAGGACACAGCCCTCACCCCATCCTTAGCCTATGTGTCTGTGGCCCCAGAGTGGTCCCCTTCCAGGCAGAGGAGGGGTTCCCTGAGCGGTTAGGTCAAGCGGATTCCCAGCACCTGTTCCAGTTCTTGCCTTCGCTGCTGCACCTGGAGAGAAGAGACAAGTGGTTCAGGCCGCTGCTGCTCACAAGCTCAAGAGGGTGCACAGGGCAGAGCCTCACCTTGGCAAAGATGTGCCTCCCCACTGCTTCCTGGGCCCAGGGCTGGTGGTAGAAAGCAGCTCGTCTCTCCTCCTCAGGATTCCCAATCACATCAGTGATGATCTGCAGAGAGCCAGAAAGAGAGCTGCCTGTATGCAGTTTCCACCCCTGTGCAAGTCTGCCCCTGGAAGCGGTAGTAGTGAGGGGGGTAAACCTCCCCTAGGGCTGCGTGGAATCCACCTCAGGAAGAGGAGCGCACCTTGAGGTCTCGACGCTGAGAACGGAGCCATTCCTGGATGAAGTCCTGAGGGTCCGTGCTAAAGCTGAGCATGAAATCCCTCTGGGTCTTGAGCTGGTTGATGGACTCAATGGTCTCATGGATCTGGAGAAAGGAGTACACATGTCAGACTGGCCCCCACTCTCAAGGAGTCCTGTTTCCAGGCCTCACCCCTAAGGACTCAGAGATCCTATCCCAAGGTGCTATGTGTACAGAAATGCCCAGCAGAGCCTGCCCACTCCCATCTTGGGTCCCATAGAaggctggagaggcagagggcccACCTTGACATCGAGGGAGGCAATCTCCTGCTGATTGGTGGTAGAGGCCAGAAAATTGCTCATCTGGGCCTTGAGTGGGTCGTCTACCTCCACATCAATGTCGTAACATGCTGTCTTCTTCTGGTCGTTAGGGTCTACGCTGCAGGCAGGACACCAGCGGGAAGGGTAAGCACAGCTATATCCATCCCACCCGCCTGGGCCAGACCTGCACACACTTAAGGAGCAAGAAACCAAACTTGCTGCTTCTCTTTGGCTTTTAGATCAAGCCAAAAGTCCCCagttcgttctttttttttttttttttttttttatgatagtcacacagagagagagagagagagagagaagcaaagacataggcagagggagaagcaggctccatgcaccggaagcccgatgtgggattcggtcccgggtctccaggatcgcgccctgggccaaaggcaggcgccaaactgctgtgccacccagggatccccccatcccCATTTCTATTTACCTAATGACATGGTTGATGACAATGGGGTCTGGATGCTGCAGCAACCCAGCCAGCTTCATGGGAATCTCAGAGAAACGAAGTCGGCCACAACTGAAGATCTAGAGAGTACAGAGGTTTGGTGATGCCTCTGAGGGCACAGGTAGTGTGGAGAATGTGGCCAAGAACCAGCCTCGTGGGGTTTTGGTGCAGTGGGCAGAGCAGGGGCCTTGAGAATCACAAGGAGGATGGCGGCCAGCTCACCTGGCGGAAGTAACGGTTGCAATTGATGTACTCGCGCTCGTGCCCATCCTGCAGTTGGTTGTGTTTGATATAAAGCCAAAGAGCCTGCATGATGGCCGCCCTTGTCTGTGTGTGCACCCCCAGCAGCCTTGCCAGTCGGGGGTCCAACTTGTACTGGGGAGGCTGGAAATGAACAGAGGAGAGTCAGGGGTGGAGCTGAGTTCTTATGAGAAACCAAAGTGGAAGGATTCACAACAGgaacctgcccccctcccccagaggactCCCTGTGGCCCCAGACATTTGTCACCTGATGATCTAGCATGAGCAGGAGGGTGCACTTGACGTTGAGGTCTCCAGGCCGTTTGACCTGGAAGCCATCAGTCTCCTGGGTGGTGGGCATCCGGTGCcactgcagggaggaggggagcagacCTCATCACTAAGGGAGTGGGCATGAGCATCCACGCTCCGCCCTCCAAGAGACTAAGGTCCACCCATGCTCCCCATGCCCCAGGGCCACTCTCACCTCCACCAGGTGGTTGTCAGGCCCGTATAACTCTTTGTCCAGCTCAATGACGAGGCTcttaaagaatgaagaaaacttCCTCTTCTGTTTGCTAGGCTGGGGAACAGTAACGGGCATGAGCTGGGGCTGCTGCTAGGCTCTCAAACCTAAGCTAAACACTCAGGGGTACTGAAGACTTGGACCCTGGAGGAAGCGATGAGACTAGGCAGAGTGAGGGCCTGGAGGCCTGGAAGGGCTCTGCGGCACAGCAGCCCACAGGGACTGAGAGATGGGTACCCCTTCCTCCAGACACCTCACTGCCGGCAGGGTAACTACTGTCACAGCTGTGCACGTCAGCCTCCAACCTCTGACGGCCCGGAGCTGACCCCTGCAGCGGAGCCCTCTCCCTCAGGCAGGACTTCTCCAAAGTGCCCAAGTGTCTGGCCCCAGTCTTAAGCCCCCACAGGCCACCTCCCCTCCAG
This window harbors:
- the PSMC5 gene encoding 26S proteasome regulatory subunit 8 → MALDGPEQMELEEGKAGSGLRQYYLSKIEELQLIVNDKSQNLRRLQAQRNELNAKVRLLREELQLLQEQGSYVGEVVRAMDKKKVLVKVHPEGKFVVDVDKNIDINDVTPNCRVALRNDSYTLHKILPNKVDPLVSLMMVEKVPDSTYEMIGGLDKQIKEIKEVIELPVKHPELFEALGIAQPKGVLLYGPPGTGKTLLARAVAHHTDCTFIRVSGSELVQKFIGEGARMVRELFVMAREHAPSIIFMDEIDSIGSSRLEGGSGGDSEVQRTMLELLNQLDGFEATKNIKVIMATNRIDILDSALLRPGRIDRKIEFPPPNEEARLDILKIHSRKMNLTRGINLRKIAELMPGASGAEVKGVCTEAGMYALRERRVHVTQEDFEMAVAKVMQKDSEKNMSIKKLWK
- the SMARCD2 gene encoding SWI/SNF-related matrix-associated actin-dependent regulator of chromatin subfamily D member 2 — protein: MSGRGAGGFPLPPLSPGGGAVAAALGAPPPPAGPGMLPGPALRGPGPAGGVGGPGAAAFRPMGPAGPAAQYQRPGMSPGSRMPMAGLQVGPPTGSPFGTAAPLRPGMPPTMMDPFRKRLLVPQAQPPMPAQRRGLKRRKMADKVLPQRIRELVPESQAYMDLLAFERKLDQTIARKRMEIQEAIKKPLTQKRKLRIYISNTFSPSKAEGDTAGTAGPPGGTPAGDKVASWELRVEGKLLDDPSKQKRKFSSFFKSLVIELDKELYGPDNHLVEWHRMPTTQETDGFQVKRPGDLNVKCTLLLMLDHQPPQYKLDPRLARLLGVHTQTRAAIMQALWLYIKHNQLQDGHEREYINCNRYFRQIFSCGRLRFSEIPMKLAGLLQHPDPIVINHVISVDPNDQKKTACYDIDVEVDDPLKAQMSNFLASTTNQQEIASLDVKIHETIESINQLKTQRDFMLSFSTDPQDFIQEWLRSQRRDLKIITDVIGNPEEERRAAFYHQPWAQEAVGRHIFAKVQQRRQELEQVLGIRLT